The genomic DNA ACCACGACCACCGCCACGACTGCCGTCACGGCGGCCGTCACAGCCACCGTCACAGCCACGACCACGACCGCCGCCACGACCGCCGCCACGACCGCCGCCACGACCGCCGCCACGACCGCTGCCACGACTGACGTCACGGCGGCCGTCACAGCCACCGTCACGACCGCCGTCACAGCCGACCCCTTCCACTTCACGCCAGCCAGGGCCCGGTGAGCCGATGCGAGTGGCGAGGACGCCATCTTGAGTGTGCTTTGTCAAACGTATGTATCCCCCAGCACCtcccaggaggaggaggaggtttcGTCCGGGCACCAGGGCCCTGCAGGAGATCAGAAAGTACCAGAGGACGACCAACCTTCTCATCCCCAAAGCGCCGTTCTGTCGCCTGGTGAGGTATTACCATGGCGTGTTGTGATCACCGATCCTGAAGTTTAAACAATCACCCCCCAGGTCCGTGAGGTGTGTCAGAAGTTGGGCAGAGGGTCTCTCAGGTGGCAGGTGATGGCTCTGATGGCCATGCATGAGGTAAAggtgacaggtgtgacaggtgtgaagATGTTTGCTCAGCAGGTGGTCTTTACAGGCAGCTGAGGCCTTCCTGGTCATGGTGTTGTCCGACGCCTACTTGTGCACCTTACACGCCAACAGGGTCACCTTGTTCAACAAAGACGTGCAGCTGGCCCGCAGGATCCGAGGAATAGATGACATTTAACTCTTTTCTCTTTTGCTTAGTTAGGTTAGGTTAGCTGGCAACCATTTTAAACATTGTGTCTCtatcttgttgtgttgtgtctctatcttgttgtgttgtgtctctatcttgttctgttgtgtctttatgttgctGTGTCTCtatgttgttctgttgtgtctTAATGTTGCTGTGTCTCtatgttgttctgttgtgtctttatgttgttgtgtctctAGGTTGTTCTGCTGTGTCTTTATGTTGCTGTGTCTCtatgttgttctgttgtgtctTAATGTTGCCGTGTCTCTATGTTGTTctgttgtctttatgttgttgtgtctctaggttgtcctgttgtgtctttatgttgctGTGTCTCTATGTTGTTctgttgtctttatgttgttgtgtctctaggttgtcctgttgtgtctttatgttgctgtgtctatgttgttctgttgtctttatgttgttgtgtctctatgttgttctgttgtgtctttatgtagtagtgttgtgtctttatgttgttgtgtctctatgttctgttgtgtctttatgttgtagtgttgtgtctttatgttgttgtgtctctatgttgttctgttgtgtctttatgttgttgtgtctctATGTTCGGTTGTGTCTCtatgttgttctgttgtgtctttatgtagtagtgttgtgtctttatgttgttgtgtctctATGtgctgttgtgtctttatgttgtagtgttgtgtctttatgttgctGTGTCTCtatgttgttctgttgtgtctCTATGTTGtagtgttgtgtctttatgttgttgtgtctctATGTTCGGTTGTGTCTCTATGTTGTACTGTTGTGTCTTTATGTAGtagtgttgtgtctttatgttgttgtgtctctATGtgctgttgtgtctttatgttgtagtgttgtgtctttatgttgctGTGTCTCtatgttgttctgttgtgtctCTATGTTGtagtgttgtgtctttatgttgttgtgtctctgtgttgttctgttgtgtctttatgtagtagtgttgtgtctttatgttgttgtgtctctATGtgctgttgtgtctttatgttgtagtgttgtgtctttatgttgttgtgtctctatgttgttctgttgtgtctttatgttgttgtgtctctATGTTCGGTTGTGTCTCtatgttgttctgttgtgtctttatgtagtagtgttgtgtctttatgttgttgtgtctctATGtgctgttgtgtctttatgttgtagtgttgtgtctttatgttgctGTGTCTCtatgttgttctgttgtgtctCTATGTTGtagtgttgtgtctttatgttgttgtgtctctATGTTCGGTTGTGTCTCtatgttgttctgttgtgtctttatgtagtagtgttgtgtctttatgttgttgtgtctctATGtgctgttgtgtctttatgttgtagtgttgtgtctttatgttgctGTGTCTCtatgttgttctgttgtgtctCTATGTTGtagtgttgtgtctttatgttgttgtgtctctgtgttgttctgttgtgtctttatgtagtagtgttgtgtctttatgttgttgtgtctctATGtgctgttgtgtctttatgttgtagtgttgtgtctttatgttgctgtgtctctatgtaggtctgttgtgtctttatgttgctGTGTCTCTGTTGTTCTGTTGTGTCTTTATTTTGTTGTGTCTCTAGGTTGtgctgttgtgtctttatgttgttgtgtctctatgttgttctgttgtgtctttatgttgctGTGTCTCtatgttgttctgttgtgtctttatgttgctGTGTCTCtatgttgttctgttgtgtctttatgttgttgtgtctctatgttgttctgttgtgtctttatgttgcaGTGTCTCtatgttgttctgttgtgtctttatgttgctGTGTCTCtatgttgttctgttgtgtcttcatgttgttgtgtctctatgttgttctgttgtctttatgttgttgtctCTATGttctgttgtgtctttatgttgtagtgttgtgtctttatgttgctGTGTCTCtatgttgttctgttgtgtctttatgttgttgtgtctctatgttgttctgttgtgtctttatgttttAGTGTTGTGTCTttctgttgttgtgttgtgtctttatgttgtcgtcttgtgtctttatgttgtagTGTTGTGTCTTTCTGTTGTTGTGTTGTATCTTAATGTTGTCGTCTTTATGTTGTAGTGTTGTGTCTTTCTGTTgtagtgttgtgttgtgtctttatgttgttgtgttgtgtcttaatgttgtgttgtaaagttgttgtgtggtctttgtgttgttgtgttgtggtgtgtaaTGAATGATCTGGGCCATGGTACATATTTGTCTTTGAGGTATTGTGCTCCTTCTGTTCTGGTCCTGTTTTGGGCGCTGATTTGCACACACTTTCTTTGATTAATGTTACGCTGCTTTACTGAGTTAGTAAGTTAGTTCTTAGTAACATCC from Entelurus aequoreus isolate RoL-2023_Sb linkage group LG10, RoL_Eaeq_v1.1, whole genome shotgun sequence includes the following:
- the LOC133658148 gene encoding spore coat protein SP96-like isoform X7, with protein sequence MMAIIMENNGEQYHASWRLIQPEKRQCPQTSPATAVDATAVDATAVNVTATAVDATAVDVTATAVDVTATAVNVTATAVDVTATAVDATAVDVTATTTTTATTAVTAAVTATVTATTTTAATTAATTAATTAATTAATTDVTAAVTATVTTAVTADPFHFTPARARTSQEEEEVSSGHQGPAGDQKVPEDDQPSHPQSAVLSPGEVREVCQKLGRGSLRWQVMALMAMHEVVFTGS
- the LOC133658148 gene encoding proline-rich protein 2-like isoform X8 — encoded protein: MESSIMHHGASSSRRKGSAPRRRPPQPSTPQPSTPQPSTSQPQPSTPQPSTSQPQPSTSQPQPSTSQPQPSTSQPQPSTPQPSTSQPPPRPPPRLPSRRPSQPPSQPRPRPPPRPPPRPPPRPPPRPLPRLTSRRPSQPPSRPPSQPTPSTSRQPGPAPPRRRRRFRPGTRALQEIRKYQRTTNLLIPKAPFCRLVREVCQKLGRGSLRWQVMALMAMHEVVFTGS
- the LOC133658148 gene encoding histone H3-like centromeric protein A isoform X4 — encoded protein: MESSIMHHGASSSRRKGSAPRRRPPQPSTPQPSTPQPSTSQPQPSTPQPSTSQPQPSTSQPQPSTSQPQPSTSQPQPSTPQPSTSQPPPRPPPRLPSRRPSQPPSQPRPRPPPRPPPRPPPRPPPRPLPRLTSRRPSQPPSRPPSQPTPSTSRQPGPAPPRRRRRFRPGTRALQEIRKYQRTTNLLIPKAPFCRLVREVCQKLGRGSLRWQVMALMAMHEAAEAFLVMVLSDAYLCTLHANRVTLFNKDVQLARRIRGIDDI
- the LOC133658148 gene encoding histone H3-like centromeric protein A isoform X6, whose product is MHHGASSSRRKGSAPRRRPPQPSTPQPSTPQPSTSQPQPSTPQPSTSQPQPSTSQPQPSTSQPQPSTSQPQPSTPQPSTSQPPPRPPPRLPSRRPSQPPSQPRPRPPPRPPPRPPPRPPPRPLPRLTSRRPSQPPSRPPSQPTPSTSRQPGPAPPRRRRRFRPGTRALQEIRKYQRTTNLLIPKAPFCRLVREVCQKLGRGSLRWQVMALMAMHEAAEAFLVMVLSDAYLCTLHANRVTLFNKDVQLARRIRGIDDI
- the LOC133658148 gene encoding uncharacterized protein LOC133658148 isoform X3 produces the protein MERSEEQYHASWRLIQPEKRQCPQTSPATAVDATAVDATAVNVTATAVDATAVDVTATAVDVTATAVNVTATAVDVTATAVDATAVDVTATTTTTATTAVTAAVTATVTATTTTAATTAATTAATTAATTAATTDVTAAVTATVTTAVTADPFHFTPARARTSQEEEEVSSGHQGPAGDQKVPEDDQPSHPQSAVLSPGEVREVCQKLGRGSLRWQVMALMAMHEAAEAFLVMVLSDAYLCTLHANRVTLFNKDVQLARRIRGIDDI
- the LOC133658148 gene encoding uncharacterized protein LOC133658148 isoform X1: MMAIIMENNGEQYHASWRLIQPEKRQCPQTSPATAVDATAVDATAVNVTATAVDATAVDVTATAVDVTATAVNVTATAVDVTATAVDATAVDVTATTTTTATTAVTAAVTATVTATTTTAATTAATTAATTAATTAATTDVTAAVTATVTTAVTADPFHFTPARARTSQEEEEVSSGHQGPAGDQKVPEDDQPSHPQSAVLSPGEVREVCQKLGRGSLRWQVMALMAMHEAAEAFLVMVLSDAYLCTLHANRVTLFNKDVQLARRIRGIDDI
- the LOC133658148 gene encoding histone H3-like centromeric protein A isoform X5; protein product: MESIMHHGASSSRRKGSAPRRRPPQPSTPQPSTPQPSTSQPQPSTPQPSTSQPQPSTSQPQPSTSQPQPSTSQPQPSTPQPSTSQPPPRPPPRLPSRRPSQPPSQPRPRPPPRPPPRPPPRPPPRPLPRLTSRRPSQPPSRPPSQPTPSTSRQPGPAPPRRRRRFRPGTRALQEIRKYQRTTNLLIPKAPFCRLVREVCQKLGRGSLRWQVMALMAMHEAAEAFLVMVLSDAYLCTLHANRVTLFNKDVQLARRIRGIDDI
- the LOC133658148 gene encoding uncharacterized protein LOC133658148 isoform X2, yielding MMAIIMENNGEYHASWRLIQPEKRQCPQTSPATAVDATAVDATAVNVTATAVDATAVDVTATAVDVTATAVNVTATAVDVTATAVDATAVDVTATTTTTATTAVTAAVTATVTATTTTAATTAATTAATTAATTAATTDVTAAVTATVTTAVTADPFHFTPARARTSQEEEEVSSGHQGPAGDQKVPEDDQPSHPQSAVLSPGEVREVCQKLGRGSLRWQVMALMAMHEAAEAFLVMVLSDAYLCTLHANRVTLFNKDVQLARRIRGIDDI